CGGCGATCCCGATCGCGACCGTCTCGGGCTCCCACGTGACCGACCGCTCGTGCTGATAGTGAGCGCGCTCATCCCCTCGAAGCGGGTCGAGGACGGCATCCGCGCCGTCGCGGCACTCGACGACGCCGCGCTCGTCGTCGCCGGCGTCGGACCGCTCGAGGCGGAGGTGGAGAGGCTGGGCGCCGAGCTGCTCGGACCGGACCGCTTCCAGCGCAGGAGCTTCGCCCACGACGACATGCCGGCCCTGTACCGATCGGCCGACCTGCTGCTCCACCTCACCCACGTCGAGTCGTTCGGCAACGTGTACGTCGAGGCCATGGCCACCGGGCTCCCGGTGGTCGCGCACCGCTCGGTCGTGACCGAGTGGATCCTCCCCGAGCTGGACGGGCTCGTCGACACCGACGACCGCACCGCGCTCGTGGCGGCACTCGACGACCACCTCCGCGCCGGCCGCGACGCGGGAGCGGCGGGGCGCGTGGCGGCCGCACGCGAGCGCTTCGCCTGGTCGGTCGTGGCCGCTCGCTACGAGGAACTGCTCGAGCGCGTCGTCGGCTGACGCGACCGCGAGGCCAGGCTCTAGCGGGAGGCGACCTCGACCTCCGACGGCGCGTCGGAGGTCTCCGTCGGGGTCGGGCGGGGCGTGGCGCGGTGCTTCCCGGTTCCCGCACCGGTCATCACCGGCAGGAGGGCGCCGCGGCTGGACAGCTGGCGGATCGTGACCTCGAGGGTCGACCGGCGCTGCCGCTTGGCCGGCATCGTCAGCACGACGACGTCGGCGAGCTGGGCGAGGGCGACGTTGGCGGCGGCGTCCATCAGCACGCCGGCATCGACCACGACGACCTGCGCGTGCTCGCTCGCCCGTTCGAGCAGGGTGGATGCGTCCTGGCGGCGGATGCCGTGGGCGTCGGCGACCTCGCCGAGGCCCGAGAAGCGCAGGCCGTTGACGCCCGTGCGCATGTAGGGGTGCCGTGGCCGGTTGCGGTCGGTACGGCCCGAGGGTGAGGTCCGGGCAGGGTCGTCGGACAGCAGCATCCGCACGCCGCTCACGCCCTCGCCGGCGAGGGTCGTGAGCTCGGGGTCGCTGGTGTCGGCGTCGACGAG
This portion of the Actinomarinicola tropica genome encodes:
- a CDS encoding glycosyltransferase family 4 protein, with translation MKVLVSFPGLHRVHRGAEVALEAIGDGLARRDHDVVVHGSGPIRHDRAYRYRRTPVIDRERLSGLPSLPLLREPSSYESLGFNLAALARLRTGRFDATITGGFPWDNLFLRRPARGGRPPHVFVTENGDWPALLDEGDARLFSCDALVCTNPLYLERNRERWNCELIPNGVDVDRFSPGDPDRDRLGLPRDRPLVLIVSALIPSKRVEDGIRAVAALDDAALVVAGVGPLEAEVERLGAELLGPDRFQRRSFAHDDMPALYRSADLLLHLTHVESFGNVYVEAMATGLPVVAHRSVVTEWILPELDGLVDTDDRTALVAALDDHLRAGRDAGAAGRVAAARERFAWSVVAARYEELLERVVG